One Camelus ferus isolate YT-003-E chromosome 21, BCGSAC_Cfer_1.0, whole genome shotgun sequence genomic region harbors:
- the APOBEC4 gene encoding putative C->U-editing enzyme APOBEC-4, whose amino-acid sequence MEPLYEEFLANRGTTVKPYCWRSFSLDCSSCPYHIRTGEEARVPHTEFYQLFGFPYGPVYPQTKHLTFYELKTSPGSLVQKGHANSCSGNDTHAESMLSEMNGYFDSAVDSAVRNHQGIRHIILYSNNSPCDEANHCCTSKMYNFLTMYPDVTLSIYFSQLYHTETEFPASAWNREALRSLASLWPQVTVSPVSGGVWHSLLNSFVCALLGSPVFQPILTGRALADRHHECEINAITGVKPYFMDVLSPAKESQNIKAQAALEGHPVNNVFPRQSFQVTSGRLQPNLTLDPRVPVVFVLVPFRDLPPIHMGQNPRKPRNIIRHLSMPPMSFQEANDLRRSPTGMPVERVEITEQFASIKETDEKKKKGKK is encoded by the coding sequence ATGGAGCCCTTATATGAGGAATTCCTAGCCAATCGCGGAACAACAGTAAAACCGTATTGCTGGCGAAGCTTCTCTCTCGATTGCTCTAGTTGTCCTTACCACATTCGGACGGGCGAGGAAGCGAGAGTTCCCCACACAGAATTTTACCAGCTTTTTGGATTCCCTTATGGGCCAGTATATCCTCAAACAAAACACCTCACATTCTATGAACTGAAAACATCTCCTGGAAGCCTGGTGCAGAAGGGCCATGCAAACAGTTGCAGTGGGAATGACACCCACGCAGAATCCATGCTCTCTGAGATGAACGGCTATTTTGACTCGGCCGTGGACTCGGCCGTCCGCAACCACCAAGGCATCAGGCATATCATTCTGTATTCCAACAACTCCCCTTGCGACGAAGCTAACCACTGCTGCACCAGCAAAATGTACAATTTCCTGACCATGTATCCAGATGTCACTCTTAGTATTTACTTTTCTCAGCTCTATCACACTGAGACTGAATTTCCTGCCTCGGCCTGGAACCGCGAAGCCCTCCGGAGCCTGGCCAGCTTATGGCCGCAGGTCACTGTGAGCCCAGTGAGTGGTGGGGTTTGGCATTCTCTCCTCAACAGCTTTGTGTGTGCCCTCTTGGGATCGCCTGTCTTCCAGCCCATCCTGACCGGGAGAGCACTGGCCGACAGGCACCATGAGTGCGAAATCAATGCCATAACAGGTGTGAAGCCCTATTTCATGGATGTTCTCTCCCCGGCAAAAGAGAGTCAGAACATAAAAGCTCAGGCAGCTTTAGAGGGCCACCCCGTAAACAACGTCTTTCCCAGGCAGTCTTTCCAAGTGACAAGCGGACGACTGCAACCCAATCTGACCCTAGACCCCAGGGTTCCTGTCGTTTTCGTGCTAGTGCCTTTCAGGGACCTACCACCAATCCACATGGGACAAAACCCACGTAAACCCAGGAATATCATAAGACACTTAAGCATGCCTCCAATGTCATTCCAGGAAGCCAATGATCTCAGAAGGTCTCCCACTGGGATGCCAGTGGAGAGAGTAGAAATCACAGAACAGTTTGCAAGTATCAAAGAGACagatgaaaagaagaagaaagggaaaaaataa